The DNA region AGTTAAAATAATAAGTACAGCCATTGATGTTTCGTATTCTTTTCCTAAGAAGCCAAATATTATTTCGTTTGAATTATTAAGTGTAACGATAACAACCAAAAGCAAAATAATAAGTGCCAAAATGATAGAAATTATTTTTTTCATAAGTAAGTATTTTATAATTAACCAATTATTTTAAATAGCAAAAGTACATAAAAACAACTGTAACCTTTTAAAATTCGAATTAGAATTAATGTCAAAATATAAAATTAAAAATGTTTTGTGTCAAAAATATGCATCCTGCATCTTGCATCCTGCATCCTGCATCCTGTATCCTGTATCATGCATCCTGCATCCTGCATCCTGTATCCTGTATCATGCATCCTGCATCCTGCATCCTGTTTCTATTTCTTCTTCCTCATCAAGGTACTTGCTTTTTCAAATGTATTTTTTATAGACTCTGTTACATTTTTAAATCCGCTTTGAATATTATTTTGCCATTCATCTCCATGCTCCTCTTTAAGATTACGGATTTTTCCAATAACGTCTTCTTTTCTTTTGTTCAGTTCACTAATTTGCTTGTCAAACTCTTTTTTTGCATCACCGGCAAAATTTTTAGACTTATCAGTTAAATTTGTTATTGTATCATCAATTTCTTCCATCCATTCGTCAACTCTTAATCTTTCGGTAATAGTGGGACTTTTAATTTTATTTATAGCCTCCTCAAGATCGCTTTTCTTTTTATCCCAATCAGTAGCTGTTGCAGCTTGAAATGCATCATATTTTGATTTCAGAAATTTTGTATCTTTTACTAAATCTTTATCTTTCTTTTTTAATTCATTAATCTTTTCATTAAGTTTTTCAATCTCTTTGGCAATTTTAACTTGAGATTCTAATAAATTAGAAAGGATTTTGTTTGATTTTGCGGCAATTTCTACTTCATAAAATTTTTTTTCTTTCATAATATAATTTTTTAATTGTTAACTAATTTTATTCTTTAAACTCACCAAGATCTGATGACTGTTTAATGTCTTTTAAATTTTTAATTTCCTTTTTTATTCTTTTAAATTGCTTTTTGTGATGCAATATTGTTGGTAATAATGAAAATGAACCTACAAGAATACCTACCATAAATGTTAAAAACAAAACCAAAGCTAATGAACTATGTGCTGTAAAAAAGATTAAACTTACATCAATACTTTTTGAATTTTGTAATGTAAAAATAATTACGATAATTAGTAATAATAGTGTAATAATAATGTATAATGTTTTTTTCATAATATATTATTTTGTTAAAATAAATCTTTTTTTACATGAACATCTTGTTGTGGAAATGGAATAGTAATCTTGTTTTCCCTAAACTTTTTATCAATCTCGAATCTTAGTTGGCTTTTAATATTTTCAACTCTAAAAGATTGTTTTGACCAAAAGAATATCTGAAAATCAAGTGAAGAATTACCGAAATTATTAAATCTTATAAATGGCTCGGGAGAAGATGAAATATCTTTATTTGC from Bacteroidota bacterium includes:
- a CDS encoding phosphotransferase, which translates into the protein MHDTGYRMQDAGCMIQDTGCRMQDARCRMHIFDTKHF
- a CDS encoding LapA family protein, whose translation is MKKTLYIIITLLLLIIVIIFTLQNSKSIDVSLIFFTAHSSLALVLFLTFMVGILVGSFSLLPTILHHKKQFKRIKKEIKNLKDIKQSSDLGEFKE